In one window of Cynocephalus volans isolate mCynVol1 chromosome 6, mCynVol1.pri, whole genome shotgun sequence DNA:
- the CLCN1 gene encoding chloride channel protein 1 isoform X1 yields the protein MERSESQRRGGEQSWWGSDPQYQYMPFEHCTSYGLPSENGGLQHRLRKDAGPRHNIHPTQIYGHHKEHFSDEEEDMGMPKKTGSSSTMDSRDEDHYSKCQDCFRRLGRMVRRKLGEDWIFLVLLGLLMALVSWSMDYVSAKSLQAYKWTYAQMRPSLPLQFLVWVTFPLILILFSALFCHLISPQAIGSGIPEMKTILRGVVLKEYLTLKAFVAKVVALTAGLGSGIPVGKEGPFVHIASICAAVLSKFMSMFCGVYETMPGQLDLLVSACTVGVGCCFAALLEQPYYYSDILTVGCAVGVGCCFGTPLGGVLFSIEVTSTYFAVRNYWRGFFAATFSAFVFRVLAVWNKDAVTITALFRTNFRMDFPFDLKELPAFALIGICCGFLGAVFVYLHRQVMLGVRKHKALSQFLAKHRLLYPGIVTFIIASFTFPPGVGQFMAGELMPREAISTLFDNNTWVKHAGDPESLGRSAVWIHPQVNVVIVISLFFVMKFWMSIVATTMPIPCGGFMPVFVLGAAFGRLVGEVMAMLFPDGILFDDIIYKILPGGYAVIGAAALTGAVSHTVSTAVICFELTGQIAHILPMMVAVILANMVAQSLQPSLYDSIIQVKKLPYLPDLGWNQLSKFTIFVEDIMVRDVKFVSASCTYGELQTLLQTTTVKTLPLVDSKDSMILLGSVERAELQSLLQRHLCPERRLRAAQDLARKLSELPYDGRARLAAEGLPGGRPESFAFVDEDEDEDLPGKTELPPPPPPPHPFPTAPPSPEEPNGPLPNHKQQPEAPEPSGQRLSIFQSLLRCLLGRARPMKKTTQDSTDLVDTMSPEEIEAWEREQLGQPVCFDCCCIDQSPFQLVEQTTLHKTHTLFSLLGLHLAYVTSMGKLRGVLALEEVTATPVPLEQQEGELQKAIEGHTKSGVQLRPPLASFRNTTSTRKSTGGPPPPAEGWSLPEDGPGATGAGGVAPASPENPMPPPSPKPPFSLAPANVEGELEEMELVESPGPEEELADILQGPSLRSTDEEDEDELIL from the exons ATTTATGGCCATCACAAAGAACATTTCTCAGACGAGGAGGAGGACATGGGGATGCCCAAGAAGACGGGCTCTAGTTCTACTATGGACAGCAGGGATGAGGATCACTATTCTAAATGTCAAG ATTGTTTCCGCCGCCTGGGACGCATGGTGAGAAGAAAGTTAGGGGAAGACTGGATCTTTCTGGTGCTTCTGGGCCTGCTGATGGCTCTGGTCAGCTGGAGCATGGACTACGTCAGTGCCAAGAGCCTGCAGG CCTACAAGTGGACCTACGCCCAGATGCGGCCCAGCCTTCCTCTGCAGTTCCTGGTCTGGGTCACCTTCCCGCTCATTCTCATCCTCTTCAGCGCCCTCTTTTGTCACCTCATCTCTCCCCAGGCTATTG GCTCTGGAATCCCTGAAATGAAGACAATACTTCGTGGGGTTGTTCTGAAGGAGTATCTCACACTCAAGGCCTTTGTGGCCAAGGTTGTCGCCCTGACTGCTGGGCTGGGCAGTGGCATCCCTGTGGGGAAAGAG GGACCTTTCGTCCACATTGCCAGCATCTGTGCTGCTGTCCTCAGCAAGTTCATGTCCATGTTCTGTGGGGTGTACGAG ACCATGCCTGGGCAGCTTGATCTCCTGGTGTCGGCCTGCACGGTGGGCGTGGGATGCTGCTTTGCAGCCCTGTTGGAG CAGCCATACTATTACTCTGATATCCTGACGGTGGGCTGTGCTGTAGGAGTTGGCTGTTGTTTCGGGACACCACTTGGAG GAGTGCTGTTCAGCATCGAGGTCACCTCTACCTACTTTGCCGTTCGGAACTACTGGCGAGGATTCTTTGCAGCCACGTTCAGTGCCTTTGTGTTCCGCGTGCTGGCGGTGTGGAACAAGGATGCTG TCACCATCACTGCTCTGTTCAGAACCAATTTCCGAATGGATTTTCCCTTTGACCTGAAGGAACTCCCAGCCTTTGCTCTCATTGG GATTTGCTGCGGGTTCCTGGGTGCTGTGTTTGTGTATTTGCATCGCCAAGTCATGCTCGGTGTCCGAAAGCACAAGGCCCTCAGCCAGTTCCTTGCTAAGCA ccGCCTTCTGTATCCTGGAATTGTCACCTTCATCATCGCCTCGTTCACCTTTCCACCAGGAGTGGGTCAATTCATGGCTGGAGAG TTGATGCCCCGGGAAGCCATCAGTACCCTGTTTGACAACAATACGTGGGTAAAACATGCAGGTGACCCCGAGAGCCTGGGCCGGTCAGCTGTGTGGATTCACCCCCAGGTCAACGTTGTCATTGTCATCTCACTCTTCTTTGTCATGAAG TTCTGGATGTCTATCGTGGCCACCACTATGCCCATACCCTGTGGAGGCTTCATGCCTGTGTTTGTGCTAG GAGCTGCATTTGGAAGGCTGGTAGGAGAGGTCATGGCCATGCTATTCCCTGATGGTATCTTATTTGATGACATCATCTACAAGATCCTGCCTGGGGGGTATGCAGTAATTG GAGCAGCAGCACTGACCGGTGCTGTGTCCCATACAGTCTCCACAGCTGTGATTTGCTTCGAATTAACGGGTCAGATTGCACACATCCTACCCATGATGGTGGCTGTTATCTTGGCCAATATGGTGGCTCAGAGCCTGCAGCCCTCCCTCTATGACAGCATCATCCAGGTCAAGAAGCTACCCTACTTGCCTGACCTTGGTTGGAACCAGCTCAG CAAATTTACAATCTTTGTTGAGGACATCATGGTACGTGATGTGAAGTTTGTTTCAGCTTCTTGCACATATGGGGAATTGCAAACCCTGCTCCAGACCACGACAGTCAAGACTTTACCATTGGTTGATTCAAAAG ATTCCATGATCCTGCTGGGCTCCGTGGAGCGCGCAGAGCTGCAGTCCCTCCTGCAGCGCCACCTGTGTCCCGAGCGGAGGCTGCGCGCAGCTCAGGACCTGGCGCGGAAGCTGTCGGAGCTGCCTTACGACGGGCGGGCGCGGCTGGCCGCGGAGGGGCTCCCGGGGGGCCGGCCCGAGTCCTTCGCCTTCGTGGATGAGGATGAGGACGAGGACCTCCCCGGGAAGACCGAG ctgcctcctcctcctcctcctcctcaccccttTCCTACTGCGCCACCGAGCCCCGAAGAGCCCAATGGACCCCTGCCCAACCACAAACAGCAGCCAGAAGCACCAGAGCCTTCAG GTCAAAGACTCTCCATCTTCCAGTCCCTGCTGCGCTGCTTGCTGGGCAGAGCTCGCCCCATGAAGAAGACAACCCAG GATTCAACGGACTTAGTGGACACCATGTCACCTGAAGAG ATTGAGGCCTGGGAGCGGGAGCAGCTGGGCCAGCCTGTCTGTTTTGATTGCTGCTGCATTGACCAGTCCCCCTTCCAGCTGGTGGAGCAGACGACGCTGCACAAG ACTCACACGCTGTTCTCGCTCCTTGGCCTTCACCTTGCTTATGTGACCAGCATGGGGAAACTCAGGGGCGTCCTGGCCCTGGAGGAGGTAACAGCAACACCGGTCCCGCTTGAGCAGCAGGAGGGTGAG CTACAGAAGGCCATCGAGGGGCACACCAAGTCTGGGGTGCAGCTCCGCCCTCCCCTGGCCAGCTTCCGGAACACAACTTCAACTCGAAAGAGCACTGGAGGACCACCCCCGCCTGCAGAGGGCTGGAGCCTGCCTGAGGATGGGCCTGGGGCCACAGGAGCAGGGGGTGTGGCTCCTGCCTCTCCAGAGAACCCGATGCCACCTCCTTCCCCGAAGCCCCCTTTCTCCCTGGCCCCAGCAAACGTGGAAGGTGAGCTGGAGGAGATGGAACTGGTGGAGAGTCCAGGGCCAGAGGAGGAACTGGCTGACATCTTGCAGGGCCCCAGTCTGCGATCAACTGATGAGGAGGACGAGGATGAACTGATCCTCTGA
- the CLCN1 gene encoding chloride channel protein 1 isoform X4 → MERSESQRRGGEQSWWGSDPQYQYMPFEHCTSYGLPSENGGLQHRLRKDAGPRHNIHPTQIYGHHKEHFSDEEEDMGMPKKTGSSSTMDSRDEDHYSKCQDCFRRLGRMVRRKLGEDWIFLVLLGLLMALVSWSMDYVSAKSLQAYKWTYAQMRPSLPLQFLVWVTFPLILILFSALFCHLISPQAIGSGIPEMKTILRGVVLKEYLTLKAFVAKVVALTAGLGSGIPVGKEGPFVHIASICAAVLSKFMSMFCGVYEQPYYYSDILTVGCAVGVGCCFGTPLGGVLFSIEVTSTYFAVRNYWRGFFAATFSAFVFRVLAVWNKDAVTITALFRTNFRMDFPFDLKELPAFALIGICCGFLGAVFVYLHRQVMLGVRKHKALSQFLAKHRLLYPGIVTFIIASFTFPPGVGQFMAGELMPREAISTLFDNNTWVKHAGDPESLGRSAVWIHPQVNVVIVISLFFVMKFWMSIVATTMPIPCGGFMPVFVLGAAFGRLVGEVMAMLFPDGILFDDIIYKILPGGYAVIGAAALTGAVSHTVSTAVICFELTGQIAHILPMMVAVILANMVAQSLQPSLYDSIIQVKKLPYLPDLGWNQLSKFTIFVEDIMVRDVKFVSASCTYGELQTLLQTTTVKTLPLVDSKDSMILLGSVERAELQSLLQRHLCPERRLRAAQDLARKLSELPYDGRARLAAEGLPGGRPESFAFVDEDEDEDLPGKTELPPPPPPPHPFPTAPPSPEEPNGPLPNHKQQPEAPEPSGQRLSIFQSLLRCLLGRARPMKKTTQDSTDLVDTMSPEEIEAWEREQLGQPVCFDCCCIDQSPFQLVEQTTLHKTHTLFSLLGLHLAYVTSMGKLRGVLALEELQKAIEGHTKSGVQLRPPLASFRNTTSTRKSTGGPPPPAEGWSLPEDGPGATGAGGVAPASPENPMPPPSPKPPFSLAPANVEGELEEMELVESPGPEEELADILQGPSLRSTDEEDEDELIL, encoded by the exons ATTTATGGCCATCACAAAGAACATTTCTCAGACGAGGAGGAGGACATGGGGATGCCCAAGAAGACGGGCTCTAGTTCTACTATGGACAGCAGGGATGAGGATCACTATTCTAAATGTCAAG ATTGTTTCCGCCGCCTGGGACGCATGGTGAGAAGAAAGTTAGGGGAAGACTGGATCTTTCTGGTGCTTCTGGGCCTGCTGATGGCTCTGGTCAGCTGGAGCATGGACTACGTCAGTGCCAAGAGCCTGCAGG CCTACAAGTGGACCTACGCCCAGATGCGGCCCAGCCTTCCTCTGCAGTTCCTGGTCTGGGTCACCTTCCCGCTCATTCTCATCCTCTTCAGCGCCCTCTTTTGTCACCTCATCTCTCCCCAGGCTATTG GCTCTGGAATCCCTGAAATGAAGACAATACTTCGTGGGGTTGTTCTGAAGGAGTATCTCACACTCAAGGCCTTTGTGGCCAAGGTTGTCGCCCTGACTGCTGGGCTGGGCAGTGGCATCCCTGTGGGGAAAGAG GGACCTTTCGTCCACATTGCCAGCATCTGTGCTGCTGTCCTCAGCAAGTTCATGTCCATGTTCTGTGGGGTGTACGAG CAGCCATACTATTACTCTGATATCCTGACGGTGGGCTGTGCTGTAGGAGTTGGCTGTTGTTTCGGGACACCACTTGGAG GAGTGCTGTTCAGCATCGAGGTCACCTCTACCTACTTTGCCGTTCGGAACTACTGGCGAGGATTCTTTGCAGCCACGTTCAGTGCCTTTGTGTTCCGCGTGCTGGCGGTGTGGAACAAGGATGCTG TCACCATCACTGCTCTGTTCAGAACCAATTTCCGAATGGATTTTCCCTTTGACCTGAAGGAACTCCCAGCCTTTGCTCTCATTGG GATTTGCTGCGGGTTCCTGGGTGCTGTGTTTGTGTATTTGCATCGCCAAGTCATGCTCGGTGTCCGAAAGCACAAGGCCCTCAGCCAGTTCCTTGCTAAGCA ccGCCTTCTGTATCCTGGAATTGTCACCTTCATCATCGCCTCGTTCACCTTTCCACCAGGAGTGGGTCAATTCATGGCTGGAGAG TTGATGCCCCGGGAAGCCATCAGTACCCTGTTTGACAACAATACGTGGGTAAAACATGCAGGTGACCCCGAGAGCCTGGGCCGGTCAGCTGTGTGGATTCACCCCCAGGTCAACGTTGTCATTGTCATCTCACTCTTCTTTGTCATGAAG TTCTGGATGTCTATCGTGGCCACCACTATGCCCATACCCTGTGGAGGCTTCATGCCTGTGTTTGTGCTAG GAGCTGCATTTGGAAGGCTGGTAGGAGAGGTCATGGCCATGCTATTCCCTGATGGTATCTTATTTGATGACATCATCTACAAGATCCTGCCTGGGGGGTATGCAGTAATTG GAGCAGCAGCACTGACCGGTGCTGTGTCCCATACAGTCTCCACAGCTGTGATTTGCTTCGAATTAACGGGTCAGATTGCACACATCCTACCCATGATGGTGGCTGTTATCTTGGCCAATATGGTGGCTCAGAGCCTGCAGCCCTCCCTCTATGACAGCATCATCCAGGTCAAGAAGCTACCCTACTTGCCTGACCTTGGTTGGAACCAGCTCAG CAAATTTACAATCTTTGTTGAGGACATCATGGTACGTGATGTGAAGTTTGTTTCAGCTTCTTGCACATATGGGGAATTGCAAACCCTGCTCCAGACCACGACAGTCAAGACTTTACCATTGGTTGATTCAAAAG ATTCCATGATCCTGCTGGGCTCCGTGGAGCGCGCAGAGCTGCAGTCCCTCCTGCAGCGCCACCTGTGTCCCGAGCGGAGGCTGCGCGCAGCTCAGGACCTGGCGCGGAAGCTGTCGGAGCTGCCTTACGACGGGCGGGCGCGGCTGGCCGCGGAGGGGCTCCCGGGGGGCCGGCCCGAGTCCTTCGCCTTCGTGGATGAGGATGAGGACGAGGACCTCCCCGGGAAGACCGAG ctgcctcctcctcctcctcctcctcaccccttTCCTACTGCGCCACCGAGCCCCGAAGAGCCCAATGGACCCCTGCCCAACCACAAACAGCAGCCAGAAGCACCAGAGCCTTCAG GTCAAAGACTCTCCATCTTCCAGTCCCTGCTGCGCTGCTTGCTGGGCAGAGCTCGCCCCATGAAGAAGACAACCCAG GATTCAACGGACTTAGTGGACACCATGTCACCTGAAGAG ATTGAGGCCTGGGAGCGGGAGCAGCTGGGCCAGCCTGTCTGTTTTGATTGCTGCTGCATTGACCAGTCCCCCTTCCAGCTGGTGGAGCAGACGACGCTGCACAAG ACTCACACGCTGTTCTCGCTCCTTGGCCTTCACCTTGCTTATGTGACCAGCATGGGGAAACTCAGGGGCGTCCTGGCCCTGGAGGAG CTACAGAAGGCCATCGAGGGGCACACCAAGTCTGGGGTGCAGCTCCGCCCTCCCCTGGCCAGCTTCCGGAACACAACTTCAACTCGAAAGAGCACTGGAGGACCACCCCCGCCTGCAGAGGGCTGGAGCCTGCCTGAGGATGGGCCTGGGGCCACAGGAGCAGGGGGTGTGGCTCCTGCCTCTCCAGAGAACCCGATGCCACCTCCTTCCCCGAAGCCCCCTTTCTCCCTGGCCCCAGCAAACGTGGAAGGTGAGCTGGAGGAGATGGAACTGGTGGAGAGTCCAGGGCCAGAGGAGGAACTGGCTGACATCTTGCAGGGCCCCAGTCTGCGATCAACTGATGAGGAGGACGAGGATGAACTGATCCTCTGA
- the CLCN1 gene encoding chloride channel protein 1 isoform X3 — translation MERSESQRRGGEQSWWGSDPQYQYMPFEHCTSYGLPSENGGLQHRLRKDAGPRHNIHPTQIYGHHKEHFSDEEEDMGMPKKTGSSSTMDSRDEDHYSKCQDCFRRLGRMVRRKLGEDWIFLVLLGLLMALVSWSMDYVSAKSLQAYKWTYAQMRPSLPLQFLVWVTFPLILILFSALFCHLISPQAIGSGIPEMKTILRGVVLKEYLTLKAFVAKVVALTAGLGSGIPVGKEGPFVHIASICAAVLSKFMSMFCGVYEQPYYYSDILTVGCAVGVGCCFGTPLGGVLFSIEVTSTYFAVRNYWRGFFAATFSAFVFRVLAVWNKDAVTITALFRTNFRMDFPFDLKELPAFALIGICCGFLGAVFVYLHRQVMLGVRKHKALSQFLAKHRLLYPGIVTFIIASFTFPPGVGQFMAGELMPREAISTLFDNNTWVKHAGDPESLGRSAVWIHPQVNVVIVISLFFVMKFWMSIVATTMPIPCGGFMPVFVLGAAFGRLVGEVMAMLFPDGILFDDIIYKILPGGYAVIGAAALTGAVSHTVSTAVICFELTGQIAHILPMMVAVILANMVAQSLQPSLYDSIIQVKKLPYLPDLGWNQLSKFTIFVEDIMVRDVKFVSASCTYGELQTLLQTTTVKTLPLVDSKDSMILLGSVERAELQSLLQRHLCPERRLRAAQDLARKLSELPYDGRARLAAEGLPGGRPESFAFVDEDEDEDLPGKTELPPPPPPPHPFPTAPPSPEEPNGPLPNHKQQPEAPEPSGQRLSIFQSLLRCLLGRARPMKKTTQDSTDLVDTMSPEEIEAWEREQLGQPVCFDCCCIDQSPFQLVEQTTLHKTHTLFSLLGLHLAYVTSMGKLRGVLALEEVTATPVPLEQQEGELQKAIEGHTKSGVQLRPPLASFRNTTSTRKSTGGPPPPAEGWSLPEDGPGATGAGGVAPASPENPMPPPSPKPPFSLAPANVEGELEEMELVESPGPEEELADILQGPSLRSTDEEDEDELIL, via the exons ATTTATGGCCATCACAAAGAACATTTCTCAGACGAGGAGGAGGACATGGGGATGCCCAAGAAGACGGGCTCTAGTTCTACTATGGACAGCAGGGATGAGGATCACTATTCTAAATGTCAAG ATTGTTTCCGCCGCCTGGGACGCATGGTGAGAAGAAAGTTAGGGGAAGACTGGATCTTTCTGGTGCTTCTGGGCCTGCTGATGGCTCTGGTCAGCTGGAGCATGGACTACGTCAGTGCCAAGAGCCTGCAGG CCTACAAGTGGACCTACGCCCAGATGCGGCCCAGCCTTCCTCTGCAGTTCCTGGTCTGGGTCACCTTCCCGCTCATTCTCATCCTCTTCAGCGCCCTCTTTTGTCACCTCATCTCTCCCCAGGCTATTG GCTCTGGAATCCCTGAAATGAAGACAATACTTCGTGGGGTTGTTCTGAAGGAGTATCTCACACTCAAGGCCTTTGTGGCCAAGGTTGTCGCCCTGACTGCTGGGCTGGGCAGTGGCATCCCTGTGGGGAAAGAG GGACCTTTCGTCCACATTGCCAGCATCTGTGCTGCTGTCCTCAGCAAGTTCATGTCCATGTTCTGTGGGGTGTACGAG CAGCCATACTATTACTCTGATATCCTGACGGTGGGCTGTGCTGTAGGAGTTGGCTGTTGTTTCGGGACACCACTTGGAG GAGTGCTGTTCAGCATCGAGGTCACCTCTACCTACTTTGCCGTTCGGAACTACTGGCGAGGATTCTTTGCAGCCACGTTCAGTGCCTTTGTGTTCCGCGTGCTGGCGGTGTGGAACAAGGATGCTG TCACCATCACTGCTCTGTTCAGAACCAATTTCCGAATGGATTTTCCCTTTGACCTGAAGGAACTCCCAGCCTTTGCTCTCATTGG GATTTGCTGCGGGTTCCTGGGTGCTGTGTTTGTGTATTTGCATCGCCAAGTCATGCTCGGTGTCCGAAAGCACAAGGCCCTCAGCCAGTTCCTTGCTAAGCA ccGCCTTCTGTATCCTGGAATTGTCACCTTCATCATCGCCTCGTTCACCTTTCCACCAGGAGTGGGTCAATTCATGGCTGGAGAG TTGATGCCCCGGGAAGCCATCAGTACCCTGTTTGACAACAATACGTGGGTAAAACATGCAGGTGACCCCGAGAGCCTGGGCCGGTCAGCTGTGTGGATTCACCCCCAGGTCAACGTTGTCATTGTCATCTCACTCTTCTTTGTCATGAAG TTCTGGATGTCTATCGTGGCCACCACTATGCCCATACCCTGTGGAGGCTTCATGCCTGTGTTTGTGCTAG GAGCTGCATTTGGAAGGCTGGTAGGAGAGGTCATGGCCATGCTATTCCCTGATGGTATCTTATTTGATGACATCATCTACAAGATCCTGCCTGGGGGGTATGCAGTAATTG GAGCAGCAGCACTGACCGGTGCTGTGTCCCATACAGTCTCCACAGCTGTGATTTGCTTCGAATTAACGGGTCAGATTGCACACATCCTACCCATGATGGTGGCTGTTATCTTGGCCAATATGGTGGCTCAGAGCCTGCAGCCCTCCCTCTATGACAGCATCATCCAGGTCAAGAAGCTACCCTACTTGCCTGACCTTGGTTGGAACCAGCTCAG CAAATTTACAATCTTTGTTGAGGACATCATGGTACGTGATGTGAAGTTTGTTTCAGCTTCTTGCACATATGGGGAATTGCAAACCCTGCTCCAGACCACGACAGTCAAGACTTTACCATTGGTTGATTCAAAAG ATTCCATGATCCTGCTGGGCTCCGTGGAGCGCGCAGAGCTGCAGTCCCTCCTGCAGCGCCACCTGTGTCCCGAGCGGAGGCTGCGCGCAGCTCAGGACCTGGCGCGGAAGCTGTCGGAGCTGCCTTACGACGGGCGGGCGCGGCTGGCCGCGGAGGGGCTCCCGGGGGGCCGGCCCGAGTCCTTCGCCTTCGTGGATGAGGATGAGGACGAGGACCTCCCCGGGAAGACCGAG ctgcctcctcctcctcctcctcctcaccccttTCCTACTGCGCCACCGAGCCCCGAAGAGCCCAATGGACCCCTGCCCAACCACAAACAGCAGCCAGAAGCACCAGAGCCTTCAG GTCAAAGACTCTCCATCTTCCAGTCCCTGCTGCGCTGCTTGCTGGGCAGAGCTCGCCCCATGAAGAAGACAACCCAG GATTCAACGGACTTAGTGGACACCATGTCACCTGAAGAG ATTGAGGCCTGGGAGCGGGAGCAGCTGGGCCAGCCTGTCTGTTTTGATTGCTGCTGCATTGACCAGTCCCCCTTCCAGCTGGTGGAGCAGACGACGCTGCACAAG ACTCACACGCTGTTCTCGCTCCTTGGCCTTCACCTTGCTTATGTGACCAGCATGGGGAAACTCAGGGGCGTCCTGGCCCTGGAGGAGGTAACAGCAACACCGGTCCCGCTTGAGCAGCAGGAGGGTGAG CTACAGAAGGCCATCGAGGGGCACACCAAGTCTGGGGTGCAGCTCCGCCCTCCCCTGGCCAGCTTCCGGAACACAACTTCAACTCGAAAGAGCACTGGAGGACCACCCCCGCCTGCAGAGGGCTGGAGCCTGCCTGAGGATGGGCCTGGGGCCACAGGAGCAGGGGGTGTGGCTCCTGCCTCTCCAGAGAACCCGATGCCACCTCCTTCCCCGAAGCCCCCTTTCTCCCTGGCCCCAGCAAACGTGGAAGGTGAGCTGGAGGAGATGGAACTGGTGGAGAGTCCAGGGCCAGAGGAGGAACTGGCTGACATCTTGCAGGGCCCCAGTCTGCGATCAACTGATGAGGAGGACGAGGATGAACTGATCCTCTGA